In a single window of the Rhodamnia argentea isolate NSW1041297 chromosome 2, ASM2092103v1, whole genome shotgun sequence genome:
- the LOC115726277 gene encoding 3-deoxy-manno-octulosonate cytidylyltransferase, mitochondrial isoform X2, protein MNPMSICTSSSSGSSSSSHSTTKAWIVHGIVVGAAVAAAIGARAYLGRSTKFRSRVVGIIPARFASSRFQGKPLVPILGKPMIQRTWERAKLAASLDRVVVATDDEKIAECCRGFGADVIMTSESCRNGTERCNEALQKLDKKYDIVVNIQGDEPLIEPEIIDGVVKALQAAPDAVFSTAVTSLKPEDAFDTNRVKCVVDNCGYAIYFCRGLIPHNKSGKVNPQFPYLLHLGIQSYDSEFLKIYPELQPTPLQLEEDLEQLKVLENGYKMKVIKVDHEAHGVDTPEDVEKIESFMRERNLS, encoded by the exons ATGAACCCAATGTCGATCTGTACGTCCTCGTCGTCCgggtcttcgtcttcttcgcaTTCCACCACCAAAGCGTGGATCGTGCACGGGATCGTCGTCGGCGCAGCAGTCGCGGCGGCAATTGGCGCTCGGGCTTATCTCGGCAGATCCACGAAGTTCCGGAGCCGGGTCGTTGGTATTATACCCGCCAGATTCGCTTCTTCTCGGTTTCAGGGCAAGCCTCTGGTTCCCATCCTGGGCAAGCCCATGATCCAG AGAACGTGGGAGAGAGCTAAACTAGCTGCTTCTTTGGATCGTGTTG TTGTGGCCACAGATGATGAAAAGATAGCAGAATGCTGTCGAGGATTTGGAGCAGATGTGATAATGACATCGGAATCATGTCGGAATG GCACTGAACGCTGCAATGAAGCTCTACAAAAGCTTGACAAAAAGTATGACATAGTTGTCAACATCCAGGGGGATGAGCCTCTTATCGAACCCGAGATAATTGATGGGGTTGTTAAAGCCCTCCAG GCTGCCCCAGATGCAGTATTTAGCACTGCGGTTACCTCTTTAAAACCTGAAGATGCATTTGATACAAACCGTGTTAAATGTGTTGTGGATAATTGTGGCTATGCTATTTACTTCTGCAGGGGACTAATTCCACATAACAA GTCTGGAAAGGTCAATCCACAGTTTCCCTATTTGCTTCATCTTGGAATTCAG AGCTATGATTCAGAGTTTCTAAAGATATATCCAGAGCTTCAGCCTACCCCGCTCCAGCTTGAGGAGGATCTAGAGCAGCTTAAAGTTCTTGAGAATGGTTATAAAATGAAG GTGATAAAGGTTGATCATGAGGCTCACGGCGTTGATACTCCAGAAGATGTTGAGAAAATAGAATCATTTATGCGTGAAAGGAACTTGTCCTAG
- the LOC115726278 gene encoding uncharacterized protein LOC115726278, with translation MATKLGSLGPTWVFTLLCIFLSMNTSPSWHATAKQISYSDHCTATVPEAAPNVYKLGSLPLSRYTGYYVDGRQLQGPSSSSASNSFSFLVSGVYKTDHDGVLKVEADLRFRKSSFEFYAEGGYMYGQTYMGTTPLRAANVSPRTRSPIIFRLEGFWSESSGKLCMVGPSFSTRGHSLDLDVVLKLDNVSNSANVTSLFTGVLESLSPSDDKNYFDAMSILMFPQRNYKYSLVPGKLNNGKSDLSPGLAPRSGSFCWVFDNLGRELNLIYAPDCSPVQNCTPIRGPSGYLPPAMSVQGIGCSRGELKMRVLLRFSNKSDFGYYGQFDPNLTLVGEAMWDEKNRLQIKACRINVAGSFSTARVEDCSVRVELMFPGEWSIRERYGISGHIWSEKSRNESGYFTDIVLRSTESSLWEFPDLKYEYTETERVRKLCPGKKDPKSGRERYPNPYSPDMRFDMLVKNAEGKIGAGYSYPLFVDDQMYERYGFDMPVSRLNTETFATRQKTSTVDSHSTSSSDARFNISYHIGFMGLQHVKGKSQNDVLNRSWSSNDRVEISAEGVYDAETGDLCMVGCKSVVPAAAKPANMSQDCEVLIRVQFPPLNSKRRQDRIVGTIESMRDRSDPLHFDRQNLTSVAPYVEEARRSIWRLDLEVCLVLASNTFLCIFIGIQILHMKRQPEVLPYLSIAMLVILTLGHAIPLVLNFEALFLGNRKRQNISLGSGRWLEINEVLVRVATMIAFLMQFRLLQLTWAARKEDGVGAGLWFQEKKALIVSLVLYAIGALAAIIFGWRSHFDNAAIDPEFAGFTSDGQGFSIWGGLKRYAGLIVDGFLLPQILLNVFRNSSERALSGSFYLGTTLVRLLPHGYDLYRARNYSPQLYGSYIYGTPGGDFYSTAWDVIIPLGGLVFAAIIFLQQRFCGAFIVPKRFRTSVAYQKVPVAGDGQT, from the coding sequence ATGGCTACTAAGCTTGGATCTCTCGGGCCAACATGGGTTTTCACTCTGCTATGCATCTTTCTCTCCATGAACACCAGCCCATCTTGGCATGCAACTGCAAAACAAATCTCTTACTCCGACCACTGCACTGCGACCGTCCCTGAAGCCGCTCCCAACGTGTATAAGCTAGGCTCCTTGCCGCTGTCCCGATATACTGGTTACTACGTCGATGGCCGACAACTCCAGGGACCCTCCTCGTCTTCGGCGTCCAATTCCTTCTCGTTTCTTGTCAGCGGTGTCTACAAGACCGATCATGACGGGGTGCTCAAGGTCGAAGCCGACTTGCGATTCCGGAAATCGAGTTTCGAATTCTATGCTGAAGGAGGGTACATGTATGGCCAGACATACATGGGGACCACTCCTCTAAGGGCGGCCAATGTCTCGCCCCGGACTAGGAGTCCCATCATTTTCCGGTTAGAAGGTTTCTGGTCGGAATCTTCAGGGAAGCTCTGTATGGTTGGGCCCTCTTTCTCGACACGAGGTCACTCTCTCGATCTTGATGTTGTGCTTAAGCTCGATAACGTAAGCAATTCCGCTAATGTCACTAGCTTATTTACTGGCGTGTTGGAGAGTTTGAGTCCTTCCGATGACAAGAATTATTTCGATGCCATGTCAATATTAATGTTTCCTCAGAGAAATTACAAGTACAGTTTGGTTCCTGGGAAACTCAATAATGGGAAGAGCGATCTTTCGCCGGGTTTAGCGCCCCGGAGCGGAAGCTTTTGTTGGGTTTTCGATAACCTAGGCAGAGAACTGAATCTTATATATGCACCTGATTGTAGTCCTGTCCAAAACTGCACGCCCATCAGGGGTCCTTCAGGATATTTGCCTCCTGCCATGTCCGTCCAGGGAATCGGTTGTTCTAGAGGTGAACTGAAGATGCGGGTGTTGCTGCGATTTTCAAACAAAAGCGACTTTGGGTATTATGGACAGTTTGATCCGAACTTGACGCTGGTTGGAGAGGCGATGTGGGATGAGAAGAACCGACTGCAGATCAAAGCCTGTCGAATCAACGTTGCTGGATCTTTCTCGACTGCTCGTGTCGAGGATTGTTCGGTACGCGTTGAGTTGATGTTCCCTGGAGAGTGGTCGATCAGGGAAAGATATGGCATTTCGGGTCACATTTGGAGTGAGAAGAGCCGGAATGAATCGGGTTATTTCACAGATATTGTGCTCCGAAGCACTGAAAGCAGTCTTTGGGAGTTTCCTGACTTGAAGTATGAGTATACTGAAACCGAGAGAGTAAGGAAGCTGTGTCCAGGAAAGAAGGATCCGAAAAGTGGGAGAGAAAGATATCCGAATCCTTACTCTCCGGATATGAGGTTCGACATGCTGGTTAAGAATGCCGAAGGAAAAATAGGGGCAGGGTATTCTTACCCTCTCTTTGTTGACGACCAAATGTATGAACGATATGGTTTCGACATGCCAGTTTCCAGATTAAATACAGAGACTTTTGCAACTAGGCAGAAGACTTCCACTGTTGACAGTCACTCGACCTCAAGCAGCGACGCCCGATTCAATATCTCGTACCATATCGGCTTCATGGGACTGCAGCATGTGAAGGGCAAGAGCCAAAATGATGTCTTGAATCGGTCTTGGAGTTCAAATGACCGAGTGGAGATTTCTGCAGAAGGGGTTTACGATGCTGAAACTGGTGACCTATGTATGGTGGGATGTAAAAGTGTCGTCCCGGCCGCGGCGAAGCCAGCCAACATGTCTCAGGACTGTGAAGTTCTGATCAGAGTGCAGTTTCCTCCCTTGAATTCGAAGAGAAGGCAAGATCGTATTGTGGGAACTATCGAGAGCATGAGGGACAGGTCCGATCCGCTTCATTTCGACAGGCAGAACCTGACTTCTGTTGCTCCTTATGTAGAGGAAGCGAGGCGGTCCATTTGGAGGTTGGACCTCGAGGTCTGTCTCGTCCTTGCTTCCAATACATTCTTGTGCATCTTCATCGGCATACAGATCCTTCACATGAAAAGGCAACCCGAGGTGCTTCCCTACCTTTCTATTGCCATGCTTGTTATCCTCACTTTAGGCCATGCGATCCCGCTCGTGCTCAACTTCGAAGCCTTGTTCCTGGGCAATCGGAAGAGGCAGAACATTTCTCTCGGAAGTGGTCGATGGCTCGAAATAAACGAGGTGCTGGTGAGGGTAGCCACAATGATAGCTTTCTTGATGCAATTCCGTCTTCTCCAGCTGACTTGGGCCGCAAGAAAGGAGGATGGGGTTGGGGCGGGCTTGTGGTTCCAAGAAAAGAAGGCTTTGATTGTCTCTTTGGTGTTATACGCCATCGGAGCACTGGCGGCTATCATCTTTGGCTGGAGAAGCCATTTTGATAACGCGGCTATTGATCCCGAATTCGCAGGTTTTACAAGCGACGGACAAGGCTTCTCCATTTGGGGAGGCTTGAAACGTTACGCAGGACTGATCGTGGATGGTTTTCTCTTGCCTCAGATTCTGCTCAATGTCTTCAGGAACTCATCTGAGAGGGCCCTTTCAGGTTCTTTTTACCTCGGAACCACCCTAGTTCGGCTGCTACCGCACGGTTACGATCTCTACAGGGCTCGAAACTACTCGCCACAACTCTACGGATCGTACATTTATGGAACTCCAGGAGGCGACTTCTATTCGACTGCTTGGGATGTCATCATTCCTTTAGGCGGGCTTGTTTTCGCAGCCATCATCTTCTTGCAGCAGCGGTTTTGCGGCGCTTTTATTGTGCCCAAGAGATTTCGAACCTCGGTAGCTTATCAGAAGGTACCCGTGGCCGGCGATGGGCAGACATGA
- the LOC115726276 gene encoding terminal nucleotidyltransferase 4B — protein sequence MEEDIAPQSYLYETLSPLSLSAATVADRSPSPPSDYEPYSVFRSEISLRPLPSASSDTAVPDYFSLDVGAEPEPLEALAAPVPSAAELAEPKTPAREPKTRLESGWFRGNSRFASPMLQLHKEIVDFCDFLSPTPEEEASRNEAVKSVFGVIKYIWPNCSVEVFGSFRTRLYLPTSDIDVVILDSGIRTPQLGLQALSRALSQKSIAKNIQVIAKARVPIVKFVEKRSGVAFDISFDVDNGPKAAEFIKDAISKWPPLRPLCLILKVFLQQRELNEVYSGGIGSYALLTMLMAMLRSIHERQAFREHNLGVLLVQFFDFYGRKLNTSDVGVSCRGTGTFYLKRDKGFLNKGRPSLISIEDPQTPDNDIGKNSFNYFQIRSAFAMAFTTLTNSKAIKGLGPNRSILGLLIRSDPVLIERKGGSRGDVTFSSLLPGAGESVQLNLVDPPEIFCNWQLDDEEEPLPRGSGASASVSKPSKKRKSVSEGKSSRKKVKEGRGVETPGREENGTKKEKSAKKKYFRHGQFKANGYSHHSGSYSER from the exons ATGGAGGAAGATATCGCGCCCCAGAGCTACCTCTACGAAACCCTGAGCCCGCTCTCTCTATCCGCCGCCACGGTGGCCGACCGCTCGCCTTCGCCGCCCTCTGACTACGAGCCTTACTCGGTGTTCAGGAGCGAGATCTCCCTCCGGCCGCTGCCCTCCGCTTCCTCCGACACCGCCGTGCCGGATTACTTCTCCCTCGATGTCGGCGCCGAGCCCGAGCCGCTCGAGGCTTTGGCTGCCCCGGTCCCTTCGGCGGCGGAGTTGGCTGAGCCGAAGACGCCGGCTAGGGAGCCGAAGACGAGGCTCGAGAGTGGGTGGTTCCGCGGGAATAGCAGGTTCGCGAGCCCCATGCTTCAATTACACAAAG AGATAGTGGATTTCTGTGACTTTCTATCACCAACTCCAGAAGAAGAAGCCTCGAGGAATGAAGCTGTTAAATCTGTCTTTGGCGTCATTAAATACATATGGCCTAATTGCAGC GTAGAGGTTTTTGGGTCTTTCCGGACCAGACTTTATCTTCCGACCAGTGATATTGAT GTTGTGATCCTTGATTCAGGTATCAGAACTCCACAATTAGGATTACAGGCCCTATCCAGGGCATTGTCGCAAAAGAGTATTGCGAAAAATATACAG GTGATAGCAAAGGCACGTGTCCCGATTGTTAAATTTGTGGAGAAGAGAAGTGGTGTTGCATTCGATATAAG TTTTGATGTGGACAACGGACCCAAAGCTGCAGAGTTCATTAAG GATGCTATATCTAAGTGGCCTCCATTGCGACCTCTATGTCTGATCTTGAAAGTATTTTTGCAGCAGAGAGAACTGAATGAG GTTTATTCTGGGGGTATAGGCTCTTATGCCCTCCTCACCATGCTGATGGCAATGTTGCGG AGTATTCATGAGCGTCAGGCTTTTCGTGAACATAATTTGGGAGTGCTATTG GTGCAATTCTTTGATTTCTATGGACGGAAGCTAAACACATCGGATGTTGGTGTATCTTGCAGAGGGACAGGAACATTTTATTTGAAGAGGGACAAAGG GTTTCTAAACAAAGGTCGGCCATCCTTAATCTCCATTGAGGATCCACAG ACTCCAGATAATGACATTGGAAAGAACTCTTTCAATTATTTCCAG ATTAGATCTGCTTTTGCAATGGCCTTCACTACTTTGACGAATTCCAAAGCTATCAAGGGCCTTGGGCCCAACAGGAGCATTCTTGGTCTGTTAATCAGATCGGACCCTGTACTGATTGAGCGCAAAGGCGGGTCCAGAGGAGACGTCACTTTTAGTAGCTTGCTTCCTGGGGCAGGGGAATCAGTACAACTGAACCTTGTAGATCCACCAGAGATTTTTTGCAATTGGCAGTTAGATGACGAGGAAGAGCCACTGCCACGGGGAAGTGGAGCGTCTGCATCTGTTAGCAAACCTtccaagaagagaaaatctGTTTCCGAGGGGAAGTCCAGTAGGAAGAAGGTTAAAGAAGGCAGAGGAGTGGAGACACCAGGGCGTGAAGAGAACGGCACTAAGAAAGAGAAGAGTGCTAAGAAGAAATATTTTAGGCATGGTCAGTTTAAGGCGAATGGTTACAGCCATCATAGTGGTTCTTATTCGGAGAGATAA
- the LOC115726277 gene encoding 3-deoxy-manno-octulosonate cytidylyltransferase, mitochondrial isoform X1, with translation MNPMSICTSSSSGSSSSSHSTTKAWIVHGIVVGAAVAAAIGARAYLGRSTKFRSRVVGIIPARFASSRFQGKPLVPILGKPMIQRTWERAKLAASLDRVAPLGVVVATDDEKIAECCRGFGADVIMTSESCRNGTERCNEALQKLDKKYDIVVNIQGDEPLIEPEIIDGVVKALQAAPDAVFSTAVTSLKPEDAFDTNRVKCVVDNCGYAIYFCRGLIPHNKSGKVNPQFPYLLHLGIQSYDSEFLKIYPELQPTPLQLEEDLEQLKVLENGYKMKVIKVDHEAHGVDTPEDVEKIESFMRERNLS, from the exons ATGAACCCAATGTCGATCTGTACGTCCTCGTCGTCCgggtcttcgtcttcttcgcaTTCCACCACCAAAGCGTGGATCGTGCACGGGATCGTCGTCGGCGCAGCAGTCGCGGCGGCAATTGGCGCTCGGGCTTATCTCGGCAGATCCACGAAGTTCCGGAGCCGGGTCGTTGGTATTATACCCGCCAGATTCGCTTCTTCTCGGTTTCAGGGCAAGCCTCTGGTTCCCATCCTGGGCAAGCCCATGATCCAG AGAACGTGGGAGAGAGCTAAACTAGCTGCTTCTTTGGATCGTGTTG cTCCTTTGGGTGTAGTTGTGGCCACAGATGATGAAAAGATAGCAGAATGCTGTCGAGGATTTGGAGCAGATGTGATAATGACATCGGAATCATGTCGGAATG GCACTGAACGCTGCAATGAAGCTCTACAAAAGCTTGACAAAAAGTATGACATAGTTGTCAACATCCAGGGGGATGAGCCTCTTATCGAACCCGAGATAATTGATGGGGTTGTTAAAGCCCTCCAG GCTGCCCCAGATGCAGTATTTAGCACTGCGGTTACCTCTTTAAAACCTGAAGATGCATTTGATACAAACCGTGTTAAATGTGTTGTGGATAATTGTGGCTATGCTATTTACTTCTGCAGGGGACTAATTCCACATAACAA GTCTGGAAAGGTCAATCCACAGTTTCCCTATTTGCTTCATCTTGGAATTCAG AGCTATGATTCAGAGTTTCTAAAGATATATCCAGAGCTTCAGCCTACCCCGCTCCAGCTTGAGGAGGATCTAGAGCAGCTTAAAGTTCTTGAGAATGGTTATAAAATGAAG GTGATAAAGGTTGATCATGAGGCTCACGGCGTTGATACTCCAGAAGATGTTGAGAAAATAGAATCATTTATGCGTGAAAGGAACTTGTCCTAG